The Fusibacter sp. A1 DNA segment AGGAACAAACCTCACATTCTCAAGATGTTTTTCTGTAATGTTGCCGCTTGAATCCTTTTCAACCAGTAGTAGCTTCTGCACGGTGTAGTCGCCTACAGGAATGATCATACGACCGCCTACAGCCAACTGATTCAAGTATTCCTGCGGAATTTTTCGTGCGGCCGCTGTGACCATGATTCTGTCATAGGGCGCAAACTCCTTTAAGCCGTAGGAACCGTCTGCTAAAATGAACTCAATGTTTTGATAGCCAAGCCGGGTGAGTTTGTCCTTGGCAGACTCATAGAGGGCTTCTATCCTCTCAATCGTATACACCTTTGCACCAAATTCAGCTAGAAAGGTCGTCTGATACCCCGAACCTGTTCCTATTTCTAAAATTCTATGATGCTTTTCAATCATGAGGGCTTTGGTCATAAAAAGGACAAGTGAAGGCTGCGAGATCGTCTGTCCATATCCTATGGGAATTGCGCAGTCCAGCCTTGATTCCTCTTTTAAGATCTCCATAAAATAGCTTCTATCCAGTTGTTTGAAAAAATCCTCTATTGATGAAGAACTCATCTTATCACGCACCTTTCAGCGAATATGAGCTATTCTTTTTATACCCCGATCCCAAGTACGATTCCCATCGTCTTAGTACCGTTTTTTTACTACTTCAACCGACTTCTTTATCCTTCCAAACCTTTCTGAGTGGACGATGACTTGCGCTTGCCCCTGATCACCTGTCGTCCTTATCCAAAATCCGATAGATCCTCCGATAAGCGACAAGACTTTAGGTCCGATCATTTCAATAGGTCCTAGAGTCTCTACCCTCACCGTATCGCTGGCATAGGTGATCTCGTTGCCGTAGTCATCGACTAGTCTCACGACAATGCGGGTCGTATCGTAGGTAGCCTCTTCTACTAGAATAGTTGAATCGATTGTGACTAGAAGACTCGGCTTGAATACCTGGCTCTTTTTCACTTCAGTGACGCAGAGTCCATCTTTATATCCTTTAAACACGTAGTCGGTCGCCATACCGCCCCAGCCACCAAAGTATTTGGCAAATAGGTCCTGTGCGTCTTTTGTGTTCATCTTGTACCTGAAGAATATCCAAGCCATTTTCAGCGTTTCACCAAGACTCAGTTTAGCTCCCTTTTTACTGACACTCAAAAGCAGCGCCTTCACGGTCTTCGCATCCTTTAAAGAAAATCTTTCCTTGTTCCTTATGGCATCACCGATATAGTCGTCGATCACAATCGGCGGATGGGCTAGGTGGGGATAGCGTCTTCGATTTGGATGGAATGTATTGACGTATTCATCGTTCTTGTAGAGTTCAATGTGGTCGCAGTTGGTAAAGACCTGCACATCTTCAAGAAGAGAACCCTTATATTCTCCAATATTAAAGGAGCTTGCCACGTGCATCACAGGATGACCGTCCACCTGGGACCGGTAGGCAAATGCCGCATGTTTCGGAATCCTGAACATATCCATCACGCCGTGATAACAAATCTTATCTCCACTTCCAAAGTCCTTATGGGTATTGTAATCAAACATACACCACCCTATGGCACCGCTTATCTGATCCTCACCGCGCATCGCATCGAGCACATTCAGATGCCTGAGCGCGTGTTCCACCCGGTG contains these protein-coding regions:
- a CDS encoding protein-L-isoaspartate(D-aspartate) O-methyltransferase; this translates as MSSSSIEDFFKQLDRSYFMEILKEESRLDCAIPIGYGQTISQPSLVLFMTKALMIEKHHRILEIGTGSGYQTTFLAEFGAKVYTIERIEALYESAKDKLTRLGYQNIEFILADGSYGLKEFAPYDRIMVTAAARKIPQEYLNQLAVGGRMIIPVGDYTVQKLLLVEKDSSGNITEKHLENVRFVPLVGAFEI